One genomic window of Bactrocera dorsalis isolate Fly_Bdor chromosome 4, ASM2337382v1, whole genome shotgun sequence includes the following:
- the LOC105232120 gene encoding endoribonuclease CG2145 codes for MRFKISNTLFVCTVLLLCVLQCEFAASYKTEIEITPAPPEEQTTKKSGFFSRWFGGGGDKTTTTTTTTPLPPRNVPAPTPSQPTLNAPRVQPNNAGAQKPPPFSINPNAPLMPLGPRPDTPESSPFGGNGLQPPQWPQPTPQSSAQTPTTPVGLRPTAGSPQQQRPQAVPTATNFGGAGGYGNAGNVNNFGRPGTAQPNLPPGFSPYQPPKAQPSGLDLSYGGGARPQGGTAGRPGFGLAPLTSTTTTTTTTTTTTTTPKPSPPGSAIGLDMRNGFGGIGVSSTTTTHRPSTTKDDFPPLPPPRRPSVGKEDFPALPTPRTPGSPTPASPLRPSSPGGSAQPTPTFAWGSPTPTSPSRPGGGIIAPASPTPSSPTRPGTPGAGGSGVSFVPHVPGPSTTARPGADSSASGSSVASDDEIRALTEQLYAKEQSLLNLVHVNPQGKTRSIDSTDEAPKPLFEVEPRTYDSPTVAKMRALFDNYEEDTLANEHVTVNERREENEFVDAVMGTQVMRQAMLFLQNKGIVTPDPKTHRDLVKELWFTQYSRGQGRIGSSGFEHVFVHEVKNGTLIGLHNWVYFADEEKAGRLDYKGYLHQIDLGNKAKVLKVRFSHKGVNKPVNGVFAGTSPELELALYTVCFQLRPDRTCPVSLGNQRFGIVTYTWRYRGKHLIGSAFPEI; via the exons ATGCGTTTCAAGATCAGTAACACACTTTTCGTGTgcactgtgttgttgttgtgtgtgctGCAGTGCGAATTCGcag cCAGCTACAAAACAGAGATCGAGATAACTCCAGCGCCACCGGAAGAGCAGACAACAAAGAAGTCCGGCTTTTTTAGTCGGTGGTTTGGTGGTGGCGGTGATAAGACTACTACCACTACCACCACCACACCGTTGCCACCACGAAATGTGCCGGCCCCCACACCATCCCAACCAACGCTGAATGCGCCGCGTGTACAACCAAACAACGCTGGCGCACAAAAGCCACCACCATTTTCCATTAACCCAAATGCGCCGCTAATGCCGCTGGGACCACGTCCTGACACACCTGAGTCTTCGCCCTTCGGTGGCAATGGCTTGCAGCCACCACAGTGGCCACAGCCTACGCCACAGTCATCAGCACAAACTCCAACCACACCAGTCGGTTTGCGTCCAACAGCCGGCAGCCCGCAACAACAACGTCCGCAAGCCGTACCGACGGCTACGAATTTTGGCGGCGCCGGTGGTTACGGCAATGCTGGTAATGTGAATAATTTTGGTCGTCCGGGTACCGCACAACCGAATTTGCCACCTGGATTTTCACCATATCAACCACCTAAAGCCCAGCCATCTGGTTTGGATCTGAGCTATGGCGGTGGTGCACGCCCACAAGGTGGCACAGCCGGACGTCCCGGTTTCGGTTTGGCACCATTGACCAGCACAACGACTACTACTACCACaactacgacaacaacaacaacaccaaaaccAAGTCCACCCGGCAGCGCTATAGGTTTGGATATGCGTAATGGTTTCGGCGGCATTGGTGTATCGTCCACGACCACTACACACCGTCCTTCGACAACAAAAGATGATTTCCCACCTTTGCCACCACCACGTCGTCCTTCCGTGGGCAAAGAAGACTTCCCAGCACTACCAACACCACGCACCCCTGGTAGCCCTACACCAGCTTCACCTCTACGACCTTCCTCTCCTGGCGGTAGCGCACAACCCACACCAACCTTTGCCTGGGGTTCGCCTACACCAACCTCACCATCACGTCCAGGTGGCGGTATCATAGCACCAGCTTCACCAACGCCAAGCAGTCCCACGCGTCCAGGTACTCCTGGCGCTGGTGGTTCTGGCGTTTCGTTTGTGCCACACGTACCCGGTCCTTCAACTACGGCAAGACCTGGTGCAGACAGTAGTGCCAGCGGTAGCTCAGTTGCTAGTGATGATGAAATACGCGCTCTAACGGAGCAGTTGTATGCTAAGGAGCAGAGTTTGTTAAATTTGGTGCATGTCAATCCACAGGGCAAGACAAGGTCAATTGATAGCACGGACGAGGCGCCGAAACC TCTCTTCGAAGTCGAACCTCGCACCTATGATTCACCGACCGTCGCTAAAATGCGTGCACTTTTCGATAACTACGAAGAGGATACTCTGGCCAATGAACATGTGACCGTCAATGAGCGTCGTGAAGAGAATGAGTTCGTCGATGCAGTAATGGGCACACAGGTCATGCGACAGGCCATGCTCTTCTTGCAGAACAAAG GCATTGTAACACCCGATCCTAAAACCCACCGCGATCTCGTTAAAGAGCTCTGGTTTACACAGTACTCACGTGGGCAAGGACGCATCGGCAGTTCGGGCTTTGAACATGTCTTCGTGCACGAAGTAAAGAATGGCACGCTGATTGGTCTACACAACTGGGTGTATTTCGCAGACGAGGAGAAAGCAGGCCGTCTCGACTATAAGGGTTATCTGCATCAAATCGATTTGGGCAAT AAAGCTAAGGTCCTGAAAGTACGCTTCAGTCATAAAGGTGTCAATAAACCGGTTAATGGTGTCTTTGCTGGCACCTCACCCGAATTGGAACTGGCTCTCTACACGGTATGCTTCCAGCTGCGCCCTGATCGCACGTGTCCTGTGTCACTAGGCAACCAGCGTTTCGGCATTGTCACCTACACTTGGCGTTATCGCGGCAAGCATCTGATTGGCAGCGCCTTCCCCGAAATATAA